A single genomic interval of Prionailurus viverrinus isolate Anna chromosome A2, UM_Priviv_1.0, whole genome shotgun sequence harbors:
- the LOC125160904 gene encoding methyl-CpG-binding domain protein 2-like has product MRRALTCGGVRSPPSAPGGGGAASAALSARAAQRGSTTFVSASLHRALTLGASSGEGSGRDNNTPPPPPPQRRRRPPVVAATHGGRLGSGLGLTTTPGLGPRALCRPQGRAAGRGEAGATGLRLTVGAASVRGWAGGCFRGDRGGGGVSEPVAVGSGPDFLLPSPPPRTEVAELPFPPLPPLHEEAPGVRGRPRIAPPLPSPVFVRRREGDGTCWLGPNLHNPSFSPRSFGLSPRP; this is encoded by the coding sequence ATGCGCCGGGCGCTGACCTGCGGGGGAGTCCGGAGTCCTCCAAGtgcccccgggggtgggggagcggccTCGGCCGCGCTCTCGGCTCGGGCAGCGCAACGCGGAAGTACCACCTTCGTCTCCGCTTCACTCCATCGCGCCCTGACGTTGGGTGCGAGttcaggggaggggagtgggcgAGACAACAACacgcctccgccgccgcctcctcaGCGTCGACGTCGTCCTCCTGTGGTGGCGGCGACACACGGCGGGCGCCTCGGAAGTGGCCTGGGCCTGACAACAACTCCCGGCCTAGGGCCTCGCGCACTCTGCCGCCCGCAGGGacgggcggcggggcggggcgaggcgggggcgACCGGGCTGCGGCTCACGGTTGGGGCAGCGAGTGtgcggggctgggcggggggctGTTTCCGGGGAGATAGGGGCGGGGGGGGAGTTTCTGAGCCTGTGGCGGTGGGTTCGGGCCCTGACTTTCTTCTTCCTTCGCCGCCGCCGCGAACAGAGGTGGCGGAGCTCCCTTTTCCTCCGCTCCCCCCCCTCCACGAGGAGGCTCCTGGTGTGCGCGGCCGGCCCCGGAtcgctcctcccctcccctcgccgGTCTTCgtcaggaggagggagggcgACGGGACTTGCTGGTTGGGCCCTAACCTCCACAACCCCTCCTTCTCGCCTCGCTCTTTCGGCCTTTCCCCTCGGCCCTGA